One genomic segment of Streptomyces liangshanensis includes these proteins:
- a CDS encoding GNAT family N-acetyltransferase: MLELRAVDSDDWAVWRELRLAALAEAPYAFGSTLAQWQGDGDREERWRARLGIPGAHDVIAVVDGRPAGMASGVPVTGAEGAEDCVELISMWVSPAARGRGVGDSLIGEVVRWAVARGARSLRLSVMPDNGRAVALYERNGFTDAGAPVAAQRDGAGASASAGTGAERAMVMDLR; the protein is encoded by the coding sequence ATGCTCGAACTGCGCGCTGTGGACTCGGACGACTGGGCGGTCTGGCGGGAACTGCGCCTGGCGGCGCTGGCGGAGGCGCCGTACGCGTTCGGGTCGACGCTTGCCCAGTGGCAGGGGGACGGCGACCGCGAGGAGCGCTGGCGTGCGCGGCTGGGGATTCCGGGCGCGCATGACGTGATCGCGGTGGTGGACGGCCGGCCCGCGGGGATGGCGAGCGGGGTGCCGGTGACGGGCGCGGAGGGCGCGGAGGACTGCGTCGAGCTGATCTCGATGTGGGTGAGTCCGGCGGCCCGGGGGAGGGGCGTCGGCGATTCCCTGATCGGGGAGGTCGTGCGGTGGGCGGTGGCGCGGGGGGCCAGGTCCCTGCGCCTGTCGGTGATGCCGGACAACGGGAGGGCTGTGGCCCTTTACGAGCGCAACGGGTTCACGGACGCTGGTGCGCCAGTTGCTGCTCAGCGGGACGGTGCGGGCGCGAGTGCGAGTGCGGGCACTGGTGCGGAGCGGGCCATGGTTATGGATCTGCGGTGA
- a CDS encoding HAD family acid phosphatase: protein MATPLRINRLGAAVATAALVALAGTTTAQAAPSTPPPAPTTASASAATSAAAAVDYATWQADVRKVTDEARPYLEQRIADGSGQKKAIVLDIDNTSLETYFSPFPPSPAVAPTLDLARYADAHGVAVFFITARPDFIGWVTKPNLTSVGYPVTGLYERSIGDLFGDAGTYKASKRADIERRGYTIIANIGNNTSDFVGGHAEKTFKLPDYDGALS, encoded by the coding sequence ATGGCAACCCCCCTGCGGATCAATCGACTTGGCGCCGCCGTCGCCACAGCGGCACTCGTGGCCCTGGCGGGCACGACCACCGCCCAGGCAGCCCCGTCGACCCCGCCCCCGGCCCCCACCACCGCGTCCGCGTCCGCGGCCACCTCCGCCGCCGCAGCCGTCGACTACGCCACCTGGCAGGCCGACGTACGCAAGGTGACGGACGAGGCCCGCCCGTACCTCGAACAGCGCATCGCCGACGGCTCGGGCCAGAAGAAGGCGATCGTCCTCGACATCGACAACACCTCGCTGGAGACCTACTTCTCCCCCTTCCCGCCCTCCCCCGCCGTCGCCCCCACCCTCGACCTCGCCCGCTACGCGGACGCCCACGGCGTGGCGGTCTTCTTCATCACCGCCCGCCCCGACTTCATCGGCTGGGTGACCAAGCCGAACCTGACGTCCGTCGGCTACCCGGTCACCGGCCTGTACGAGCGGAGCATCGGCGACCTGTTCGGCGACGCGGGCACGTACAAGGCGTCCAAGAGAGCCGACATCGAGCGCCGCGGCTACACGATCATCGCCAACATAGGCAACAACACGTCCGACTTCGTGGGCGGCCACGCGGAGAAGACCTTCAAGCTCCCCGACTACGACGGCGCCCTCTCCTGA
- a CDS encoding alpha/beta fold hydrolase: MNTLSGRRALTAVSADGSRIHVEVYGSEGGPAVVLAHGWTCSTRFWSEQTALLAADHRVIVYDQRGHGRTAFPGPAPCTADALADDLEAVLAATLAPGERAVVAGHSMGGMTILAAARRPVFREHAAAVLLCSTGSSGLVAESLVLPLRAGRVRTRLTRAVLRSRAPLGPVTPLFRRLVRHATMGPATAPERVERCARIVHACGRRARVAWSHVLDTLDLDAEVRELRVPTAVLVGTADRMTPPVHARALAAALPDCTGLTVLPGMGHMTPVEAPEAVTGVIRELVDAHLGVGDPVRGQAGEVAAAGVAGADAVGAEDVA, encoded by the coding sequence ATGAATACCTTGTCCGGCCGTCGTGCGCTGACCGCCGTTTCCGCCGACGGTTCGCGGATCCATGTGGAGGTGTACGGCTCCGAGGGGGGGCCCGCAGTCGTGCTCGCTCACGGGTGGACCTGCTCGACCCGTTTCTGGTCGGAGCAGACCGCCCTGCTGGCCGCCGACCACCGGGTGATCGTCTACGACCAGCGGGGGCACGGGCGGACGGCGTTCCCCGGTCCCGCGCCCTGTACCGCCGACGCGCTCGCCGACGACCTGGAGGCGGTCCTCGCCGCGACGCTCGCGCCGGGCGAGCGGGCCGTGGTCGCCGGGCACTCCATGGGCGGCATGACGATCCTGGCCGCCGCGCGGCGGCCGGTCTTCCGGGAGCACGCGGCGGCCGTGTTGTTGTGCAGCACGGGCAGTTCGGGCCTGGTCGCGGAGTCGCTGGTGCTGCCGCTGCGTGCCGGGCGGGTGCGGACGCGGCTCACGCGGGCGGTGCTCCGGTCGCGGGCGCCGCTGGGGCCCGTCACACCGCTCTTCCGGCGGCTCGTGCGCCACGCGACGATGGGTCCCGCGACCGCGCCGGAACGGGTCGAGCGGTGTGCCCGGATCGTGCACGCCTGCGGGCGGCGGGCGCGCGTCGCGTGGTCGCACGTACTCGACACGCTCGATCTGGACGCGGAGGTACGGGAGTTGAGGGTGCCCACCGCTGTTCTGGTGGGGACCGCCGACCGGATGACGCCGCCCGTGCACGCGCGGGCGCTGGCCGCCGCGCTGCCCGACTGCACCGGGCTGACCGTGCTGCCCGGGATGGGGCACATGACGCCGGTGGAGGCGCCGGAGGCGGTGACGGGGGTCATTCGGGAGCTGGTCGACGCTCATCTGGGAGTGGGTGATCCGGTGCGTGGTCAGGCGGGAGAGGTGGCGGCTGCCGGTGTGGCCGGCGCCGATGCTGTCGGGGCGGAGGACGTGGCGTGA
- a CDS encoding S41 family peptidase codes for MSDDVAYLRFPHLHDDLLCFAAEDDLWVAPLVPAGHRPGRAWRVTVDRTRIGHPRFSPDGSLIAYTTWRSLDPEIHLAPVDGGPARRLSHWGSTDTRVCGWTPPGEDGAAQILAVSSHGQPFSYYSWAYSVPTDGSPGSQLPWGPVADLAVADVDGEHRTLLLTGKPPHEPAAWKRYRGGATGRLWLHGERLLADLGGHLDSPMFVDGRVAFLSDHEGVGNLYSVLPDGTDLRRHTDHDAFYARHASSDGRRVVYQCAGDIWLVDALTPDSVPRKLDVRLGGPRAGRRAYQVPAASHVDAVSVDTTGRASAVSVRGSLYWLTHRDGPARTIADTPGVRVRQPDMLGAGGQVAYVTDADGEDAIEIAYLPRATGDHPPRRLASGHLGRVHEMVSSPTGDRIAVASHDGRLLLIDTTEEAEAEAGAGQAAEAAPTAAGAARTGSTLWKPPDGSGVVTEVIRSINGPVADLAFSPDGDWLTWSHPGVGRTLRQIKMARIAGSADRTIIDVTNGRFEDENPVFTSDGRYLAFLSWRGFDPVYDVHTGDLSFPLGCRPYLVPLSSATPSPFALSPDGRPAAGGLDPAMTDADAGEGTVTVEEEGLAERVTPFPVAASKYSALHPVSGGGLVWLRWPISGALGETFANPADTSGRPTLEHFDLTKARKTELVAHLDWFAPSGDGTRLVVVDDDELRAVPATEPGDSDSTVHLDLRRILHEVDPEAEWRQAYEEAGRVIRSYFWEPDMCGIDWDAVLAQYRPLVERVASPDEFADLLREVLGELGTSHAYVTPARRNEGPRHYQRAMGLLGANLVCRDGKWMVRRILPGDSSDSKARSPLAGTGIREGAILTHVDGRPVDPVAGPGPLLSAAGGTTVELTFRPAAPDGTVTPDGPSRRVAIVPLIDERPLRYQDWVAKRREVVREISGGRCGYLHIPDMGGSGWAQFNRDLRLEVSRPALIVDVRGNAGGHISELVVEKLTRRILGWDLTRDAQPVSYASNAPRGPVVAIADEATASDGDMITAAFRLLNLGPVVGQRTWGGVVGITGRHRLGDGTVITVPMNAAWFDAYGWSVENHGVDPDIEALRTPLDWAEGRHAQLDDAVWVALDLLAAHPAATPPGYNAVPDLRRPALPPRTTD; via the coding sequence GTGAGTGACGACGTCGCGTATCTACGGTTCCCGCACCTGCACGACGACCTGCTGTGCTTCGCCGCCGAGGACGACCTCTGGGTCGCTCCCCTCGTGCCGGCCGGGCACCGGCCCGGACGGGCGTGGCGGGTGACCGTCGACCGCACCAGGATCGGGCATCCGCGGTTCTCGCCCGACGGAAGCCTGATCGCCTACACGACCTGGCGCAGCCTCGACCCTGAGATCCACCTCGCCCCCGTCGACGGGGGCCCGGCCCGTCGGCTCAGCCACTGGGGCTCCACCGACACCCGGGTCTGCGGCTGGACCCCGCCCGGCGAGGACGGGGCGGCGCAGATCCTCGCGGTCTCCTCCCACGGCCAGCCGTTCTCGTACTACTCCTGGGCCTACAGCGTCCCCACCGACGGGTCGCCGGGCAGCCAGCTGCCGTGGGGCCCGGTCGCGGACCTGGCGGTGGCGGACGTCGACGGCGAACACCGCACCCTGCTGCTCACCGGCAAGCCGCCGCACGAACCGGCCGCGTGGAAGCGGTACCGCGGCGGGGCGACGGGGCGCCTGTGGCTGCACGGCGAACGGCTCCTCGCCGACCTGGGGGGCCATCTGGACTCGCCGATGTTCGTGGACGGGCGGGTGGCGTTCCTCTCGGACCACGAGGGGGTGGGGAACCTGTACTCGGTCCTGCCCGACGGTACGGACCTGCGCCGCCACACCGACCACGACGCGTTCTACGCCCGCCACGCCTCCTCGGACGGGCGCCGGGTGGTCTACCAGTGCGCGGGCGACATCTGGCTGGTCGACGCGCTGACCCCGGACTCGGTGCCGCGCAAGCTGGACGTACGGCTGGGCGGCCCGCGCGCCGGCCGCCGCGCGTACCAGGTCCCGGCGGCGAGCCACGTGGACGCGGTCTCGGTGGACACGACGGGCCGGGCGAGCGCGGTGTCGGTGCGGGGCAGCCTGTACTGGCTCACGCACCGCGACGGCCCGGCCCGCACCATCGCGGACACGCCGGGGGTACGGGTACGGCAGCCGGACATGCTCGGCGCCGGCGGCCAGGTCGCGTACGTCACGGACGCGGACGGCGAGGACGCCATCGAGATCGCGTACCTCCCCCGCGCCACCGGCGACCACCCGCCGCGCCGCCTGGCCTCGGGCCACCTGGGCCGCGTCCACGAAATGGTCTCGTCCCCGACGGGCGACCGCATCGCGGTGGCGTCCCACGACGGCAGACTGCTCCTGATCGACACGACGGAGGAGGCTGAGGCCGAAGCGGGCGCGGGGCAGGCGGCGGAGGCGGCGCCGACGGCGGCCGGGGCGGCTCGCACCGGCTCCACCCTCTGGAAGCCCCCAGACGGTTCCGGCGTCGTCACCGAGGTCATCCGGTCCATCAACGGCCCCGTCGCCGACCTCGCGTTCTCGCCGGACGGCGACTGGCTCACCTGGTCGCACCCCGGCGTCGGCCGCACCCTGCGCCAGATCAAGATGGCCCGGATCGCCGGCAGCGCCGACCGTACGATCATCGACGTCACCAACGGCCGCTTCGAGGACGAGAATCCCGTCTTCACCAGCGACGGCCGCTACCTCGCCTTCCTCTCCTGGCGCGGCTTCGACCCCGTGTACGACGTGCACACCGGCGACCTCTCCTTCCCGCTCGGCTGCCGCCCCTACCTCGTCCCGCTGTCCTCCGCGACCCCGTCCCCCTTCGCCCTCTCCCCCGACGGCCGCCCCGCCGCCGGCGGCCTCGACCCGGCGATGACCGACGCCGACGCGGGCGAGGGCACGGTCACCGTCGAGGAGGAGGGCCTCGCGGAGCGCGTCACCCCGTTCCCCGTCGCCGCGTCCAAGTACTCCGCGCTGCACCCCGTCAGCGGCGGCGGCCTCGTCTGGCTGCGCTGGCCCATCTCCGGCGCGCTCGGCGAGACGTTCGCGAACCCGGCCGACACCTCGGGCCGCCCCACCCTCGAACACTTCGACCTCACCAAGGCCCGCAAGACCGAACTCGTCGCGCACCTCGACTGGTTCGCCCCCAGCGGCGACGGCACCCGCCTGGTCGTCGTGGACGACGACGAACTGCGCGCCGTCCCCGCCACCGAGCCCGGCGACTCCGACTCGACCGTCCACCTCGACCTCCGCCGGATCCTGCACGAGGTCGACCCGGAGGCGGAGTGGCGCCAGGCGTACGAGGAGGCCGGCCGCGTCATCCGCTCGTACTTCTGGGAGCCGGACATGTGCGGCATCGACTGGGACGCCGTCCTCGCCCAGTACCGCCCCCTCGTCGAACGCGTCGCCTCCCCCGACGAGTTCGCCGACCTCCTGCGCGAAGTCCTCGGCGAGCTGGGCACGTCACATGCGTACGTCACCCCCGCCCGCCGCAACGAGGGCCCCCGCCACTACCAGCGCGCCATGGGCCTGCTCGGCGCCAACCTCGTCTGCCGGGACGGGAAGTGGATGGTCAGGCGGATCCTCCCCGGCGACTCCTCGGACTCCAAGGCCCGCTCCCCCCTCGCGGGCACCGGCATCCGCGAGGGCGCGATCCTCACCCACGTCGACGGCCGCCCCGTCGACCCCGTGGCCGGCCCGGGCCCGCTGCTGTCCGCCGCCGGCGGCACCACGGTGGAGCTGACCTTCCGCCCCGCCGCCCCCGACGGCACCGTCACCCCCGACGGCCCCTCGCGCCGCGTGGCGATCGTCCCCCTCATCGACGAACGGCCCCTGCGCTACCAGGACTGGGTCGCCAAACGCCGTGAGGTCGTACGGGAGATCAGCGGCGGCCGGTGCGGCTACCTCCACATCCCCGACATGGGCGGCTCCGGCTGGGCGCAGTTCAACCGCGACCTGCGGCTGGAGGTCTCCCGCCCCGCCCTGATCGTGGACGTACGGGGCAACGCGGGCGGCCACATCAGCGAGCTGGTCGTGGAGAAGCTGACCCGCCGCATCCTGGGCTGGGACCTGACCCGCGACGCCCAGCCCGTCTCGTACGCCTCGAACGCCCCACGCGGCCCGGTGGTCGCCATCGCCGACGAGGCCACCGCCTCGGACGGCGACATGATCACGGCCGCCTTCCGGCTGCTGAACCTCGGCCCGGTGGTCGGCCAGCGCACCTGGGGCGGCGTCGTCGGCATCACCGGCCGCCACCGCCTGGGCGACGGCACGGTCATCACCGTCCCGATGAACGCGGCCTGGTTCGACGCGTACGGCTGGTCCGTCGAGAACCACGGCGTGGACCCGGACATCGAGGCCCTGCGCACCCCGCTCGACTGGGCGGAGGGCCGGCACGCGCAGCTGGACGACGCCGTGTGGGTGGCGCTGGACCTGCTGGCCGCGCACCCGGCCGCGACCCCGCCGGGCTACAACGCGGTCCCGGACCTCCGCCGCCCCGCGCTCCCGCCGCGCACGACGGACTGA
- a CDS encoding SDR family oxidoreductase, whose protein sequence is MSGFRTSRLDGQVAVVTGAARGVGEQLARKLSARGARVALVGLEEDELKRVAGRLHGDAGHWYADVTDHAAMARVAGEVKERFGKADLVVANAGVAAGGPFVDSDPDAWRRVVEVNLIGGAVTARAFLPLLLESRGYFLQIASLAALTPAPMMTAYCASKAGAEAFAHSLRAEVGYRGVRVGVGYLSWTDTDMVRGADEDDVMRELRRRLPWPSGRTYPLGPAVDRLVAGIERRSAHVYGQGWLRGMQSVRGYLPGLIATVGRREMRRFGPRLDGVRTGLVGAGGAADERGRTLRN, encoded by the coding sequence GTGAGCGGGTTCCGGACGAGCCGTCTCGACGGGCAGGTCGCCGTTGTCACCGGTGCGGCGCGCGGCGTGGGTGAGCAGCTGGCCCGCAAGCTCTCGGCGCGTGGCGCGCGGGTCGCGCTGGTGGGGCTGGAGGAGGACGAGCTGAAGCGGGTGGCCGGGCGGCTGCACGGTGACGCCGGCCACTGGTACGCGGACGTCACCGACCACGCCGCCATGGCCCGGGTGGCCGGGGAGGTGAAGGAGCGCTTCGGGAAGGCGGACCTCGTCGTCGCCAACGCGGGGGTGGCGGCCGGGGGGCCGTTCGTGGACTCGGACCCGGACGCGTGGCGGCGGGTCGTCGAGGTGAACCTGATAGGCGGGGCGGTGACGGCGCGGGCGTTCCTGCCGCTGCTGCTGGAGAGCCGGGGCTACTTCCTCCAGATCGCGTCGCTGGCCGCGCTCACCCCGGCGCCGATGATGACCGCGTACTGCGCGTCCAAGGCGGGGGCCGAGGCCTTCGCGCACAGCCTGCGCGCCGAGGTCGGGTACCGGGGGGTGCGGGTCGGTGTCGGCTACCTGTCCTGGACGGACACCGACATGGTGCGGGGTGCGGACGAGGACGACGTGATGCGGGAGCTGCGGCGACGGCTGCCCTGGCCGTCCGGCCGTACGTATCCGCTCGGCCCCGCCGTGGACCGGCTCGTCGCCGGGATCGAGCGGCGGTCCGCGCACGTCTACGGACAGGGGTGGCTGCGCGGCATGCAGTCCGTCCGGGGGTACCTGCCGGGGCTGATCGCCACGGTGGGCCGCCGCGAGATGCGGCGCTTCGGGCCCCGGCTCGACGGGGTGCGCACGGGGCTCGTGGGGGCGGGCGGGGCGGCCGACGAGCGGGGCCGTACGCTGCGTAACTGA
- a CDS encoding MerR family transcriptional regulator has translation MEYRMADLARAAGITVRTVRFYRERGLIAPPRRDGRIAWYDDGHLARLRTIAALLERGHTLNGIADLAAAFEAARTPDGFASALGLDEPTEETPVRLSPEELADHFEGEVTPENLAAALDLGYLAVDGNDIVHISRRLLDASSALVREGVPLAAVLAAAIEVRAHADALADLFVTTLRTHTANPDPDPTTLRPLAQTVVAAELSMALDRKLRPPPSSP, from the coding sequence ATGGAGTACCGCATGGCCGACCTGGCCCGCGCGGCGGGCATCACGGTCCGCACCGTGCGCTTCTACCGCGAGCGCGGCCTCATCGCGCCACCGCGCCGCGACGGCAGGATCGCCTGGTACGACGACGGCCACCTGGCCCGACTCCGCACGATCGCGGCCCTGTTGGAACGCGGCCACACCCTCAACGGCATCGCCGACCTGGCCGCCGCCTTCGAGGCGGCGCGGACCCCCGACGGCTTCGCCTCGGCGCTCGGCCTGGACGAACCGACCGAGGAAACCCCCGTCCGCCTCTCCCCCGAGGAGCTGGCCGACCACTTCGAGGGCGAGGTCACCCCCGAGAACCTCGCCGCCGCCCTGGACCTCGGCTACCTGGCCGTCGACGGCAACGACATCGTCCACATCAGCCGCCGCCTCCTGGACGCCTCCTCGGCCCTGGTCCGCGAGGGCGTCCCCCTCGCCGCGGTCCTGGCGGCGGCGATCGAGGTCCGCGCCCACGCGGACGCCCTGGCCGACCTGTTCGTGACCACCCTCCGCACCCACACCGCCAACCCGGACCCGGACCCCACCACCCTCCGCCCCCTGGCCCAGACCGTGGTGGCAGCGGAACTCTCCATGGCCCTGGACCGCAAACTACGCCCGCCACCCTCCAGCCCCTGA
- a CDS encoding exodeoxyribonuclease III, which translates to MVRYCAGVLTVTSVNVNGLRAAAKKGFVEWLAGTSADVVCLQEVRAEPDQLPAGVREPAGWHTVHAPALAKGRAGVSLYTRREPDGTRIGFGSEEFDASGRYVEVDLPGVTVASLYLPSGEVGTVRQEEKYRFMDEFLVYLEGLRKRAEAAGREVVVCGDWNIAHTPADLKNWKANAKSSGFLPEERAWLTRVFDEVGYVDVVRAQHPDQEGPYSWWSYRGRAFDNDSGWRIDLQVATPGLAERVVKAYVERAATHGERWSDHAPVTVVFDRG; encoded by the coding sequence CTGGTTCGGTACTGTGCCGGGGTGCTGACCGTGACAAGCGTGAACGTGAATGGCCTCCGCGCCGCCGCCAAGAAGGGCTTCGTGGAGTGGCTCGCCGGCACCTCCGCCGACGTGGTCTGCCTCCAGGAGGTGCGGGCCGAGCCCGATCAGCTGCCGGCCGGCGTGCGGGAGCCGGCGGGCTGGCACACCGTGCACGCGCCGGCCCTCGCGAAGGGGCGGGCGGGGGTGTCGCTGTACACGCGCCGGGAGCCGGACGGGACGCGGATCGGCTTCGGCAGCGAGGAGTTCGACGCGAGCGGGCGGTACGTGGAGGTCGATCTGCCCGGCGTGACGGTGGCCAGCCTCTACCTGCCCTCGGGCGAGGTGGGCACCGTACGGCAGGAGGAGAAGTACCGCTTCATGGACGAGTTCCTCGTGTACCTGGAGGGGCTGCGGAAGCGGGCGGAGGCGGCGGGGCGCGAGGTGGTGGTCTGCGGGGACTGGAACATCGCGCACACCCCGGCCGACCTCAAGAACTGGAAGGCCAACGCCAAGTCGTCCGGCTTCCTGCCCGAGGAGCGCGCCTGGCTGACGCGGGTCTTCGACGAGGTCGGTTACGTGGACGTCGTACGGGCGCAGCACCCGGACCAGGAGGGGCCGTACTCCTGGTGGTCGTACCGGGGGCGCGCCTTCGACAACGATTCGGGCTGGCGCATCGACCTCCAGGTGGCGACGCCGGGGCTGGCGGAGCGCGTGGTGAAGGCGTATGTGGAGCGGGCGGCGACGCACGGGGAGCGGTGGAGCGACCACGCGCCGGTGACGGTGGTCTTCGACCGGGGTTAG
- a CDS encoding flavin-containing monooxygenase, which produces MQHVRVAVIGSGFGGLGAAVRLRREGVTDFVVLERAGSVGGTWRDNTYPGCACDVPSHLYSFSFAPEPDWPRTFSGQSYIRAYLERVADTFGVRPHLRFHHEVMRIRWDAEALRWEVATSQGDFTADVVVSAGGALSDPRVPDVPGLETFPGEVFHSARWDHGLDLRGKRVAVIGTGASAIQIVPAIQPVVEKLTVFQRTPPWVMPRTDRAISSVERWLHRAVPATGSLRRQFLWAVRELQVGAFTKRPGVLGMVEVWAKANLAKSVKDPGLRAALTPSYRIGCKRILLSSTYYPALARPNVGVVASGLAEVRGSTLVAADGTEVEADVVVFGTGFHVTDMPIGERVVGAAGITLAEAWKDGMEGLRGTTAAGFPNWVTITGPNTGLGNSSMILMIEAQLEYLADYLRQLGRLGGGGGEAGERVALDARPSAVAAWNRRVQGRMSRTVWNTGGCTSWYLDAHGRNTTIWPGTTREFRRETRAVDLAEYDVIRAGAGVARVSAVAEETLR; this is translated from the coding sequence GTGCAGCACGTACGCGTGGCGGTCATCGGGTCGGGGTTCGGCGGGCTCGGGGCCGCCGTGCGGTTGCGGCGGGAGGGGGTCACCGACTTCGTGGTCCTGGAGCGGGCCGGGTCGGTCGGCGGGACCTGGCGGGACAACACCTATCCGGGGTGCGCGTGCGATGTGCCCTCCCACCTCTACTCGTTCTCGTTCGCGCCCGAGCCCGACTGGCCGCGCACGTTCTCCGGGCAGTCGTACATCCGGGCCTATCTGGAGCGGGTCGCCGACACCTTCGGGGTGCGGCCGCATCTGCGGTTCCACCACGAGGTGATGAGGATCCGGTGGGACGCGGAGGCGTTGCGCTGGGAAGTCGCCACCTCGCAGGGGGACTTCACCGCCGATGTGGTCGTGTCGGCAGGTGGGGCGCTGTCCGATCCGCGGGTGCCCGACGTGCCGGGGCTGGAGACGTTCCCGGGGGAGGTCTTCCACTCGGCGCGCTGGGACCACGGGCTCGACCTGCGCGGCAAGCGTGTCGCCGTGATCGGTACGGGGGCGTCCGCCATCCAGATCGTGCCGGCGATCCAGCCGGTGGTGGAGAAGCTGACGGTTTTCCAGCGGACGCCGCCCTGGGTGATGCCTCGGACCGACCGGGCGATCTCGTCGGTCGAGCGGTGGCTGCATCGCGCGGTCCCGGCCACCGGTTCTCTCCGGCGCCAATTTCTCTGGGCGGTACGGGAGTTGCAGGTGGGGGCCTTCACCAAGAGGCCGGGGGTGCTCGGGATGGTGGAGGTGTGGGCGAAGGCCAACCTGGCGAAGTCCGTCAAGGACCCCGGGCTGCGGGCCGCGTTGACGCCCTCGTACCGCATCGGCTGCAAGCGCATCCTGCTCTCCAGCACCTACTACCCGGCGCTCGCCCGGCCCAACGTGGGCGTGGTGGCCTCGGGGCTGGCGGAGGTGCGCGGGTCGACGCTGGTCGCGGCGGACGGGACGGAGGTGGAGGCGGACGTGGTCGTCTTCGGGACCGGCTTCCACGTGACGGACATGCCGATCGGCGAGCGGGTGGTGGGCGCGGCCGGGATCACGCTGGCCGAGGCGTGGAAGGACGGCATGGAGGGGCTGCGCGGGACGACGGCGGCCGGGTTCCCCAACTGGGTGACGATCACCGGGCCGAACACGGGGCTCGGGAACTCCTCGATGATTCTGATGATCGAGGCCCAGTTGGAGTATCTCGCCGATTATCTGCGGCAGTTGGGGCGGTTGGGTGGAGGTGGGGGTGAGGCGGGTGAGCGGGTAGCCCTGGATGCCCGCCCTTCCGCCGTTGCCGCGTGGAATCGGCGGGTGCAGGGGCGGATGAGCCGGACCGTCTGGAACACCGGCGGCTGCACCAGCTGGTACCTGGACGCCCATGGCCGTAACACCACCATCTGGCCCGGGACCACCCGGGAGTTCCGCCGGGAGACCCGGGCCGTCGACCTTGCCGAGTATGACGTGATCCGTGCCGGTGCCGGTGTGGCGCGGGTGTCGGCCGTCGCTGAGGAGACCTTGCGATGA
- a CDS encoding TetR/AcrR family transcriptional regulator codes for MVGTRLTPQRETELYGTVLDLLREVGYDALTMDAIATRTRSSKATLYRQWGSKPVLVARAIRCNKPDASQVADTGSLRGDLHAMAALADDARMQRDVALMRGLFHAVHGNPDLHEALREVMVEPDANGLQVLLDRAVVRGEIAVDHPALPFVPHMLVGAFVARQLIDDRSVDRAFLVAFLDAVVLPALGV; via the coding sequence ATGGTGGGCACCAGGCTGACGCCTCAGCGTGAGACCGAGCTGTACGGCACCGTTCTCGACCTGCTGCGTGAGGTCGGGTACGACGCCCTGACCATGGACGCCATCGCCACCCGTACCCGCTCCAGCAAGGCCACCCTCTACCGCCAGTGGGGGAGCAAGCCGGTGCTGGTCGCGCGGGCGATCCGGTGCAACAAGCCCGACGCTTCGCAGGTCGCCGACACCGGCTCCCTGCGGGGTGACCTCCACGCGATGGCGGCGCTCGCCGACGACGCGCGGATGCAGCGGGACGTCGCGCTGATGCGCGGGCTCTTCCACGCCGTGCACGGCAACCCCGATCTCCACGAGGCGTTGCGCGAGGTGATGGTCGAGCCGGACGCGAACGGGCTTCAGGTGCTGCTCGACCGGGCGGTGGTACGCGGCGAGATCGCCGTGGACCATCCCGCGCTGCCCTTCGTGCCGCACATGCTGGTCGGCGCCTTCGTCGCCCGGCAGCTCATCGACGACCGGTCCGTCGACCGGGCGTTCCTCGTCGCGTTCCTGGATGCCGTGGTCCTCCCCGCTCTCGGCGTCTGA